Proteins from a single region of Acanthochromis polyacanthus isolate Apoly-LR-REF ecotype Palm Island chromosome 11, KAUST_Apoly_ChrSc, whole genome shotgun sequence:
- the LOC127536100 gene encoding CMP-N-acetylneuraminate-beta-galactosamide-alpha-2,3-sialyltransferase 1-like: MSKFKVFILLLFLTGVSLFIRTHFNLTVWFHSLQQSPCACEKCLSEDKLLLMQSFNSSVDPFLSVNYNMSEDAFNWWKRLQNERRSFSTYKTTVERLFQMFPSTPDLREPSPDRCRTCAVVGNSVNLKRSHYGPLIDFHDVVIRMNFGRINGYEEDVGTRTTHRVMYPESAVDLDNTTHLVLFPFKIQDLEWLIMAFTTGFTGKSYAAVKSKVQANKDLVMVVNPAFMRYVHDIWLDKNGGYPSTGFMALVLALHICDQVRVFGFGADSDGNWSHYWEKLKNKKLRTGQHPGQHEYDIIQQLAEEQKIHFFTGH; encoded by the exons ATGTCCAAATTTAAggtgtttattttactgctgtttcTCACCGGGGTTAGTCTGTTCATAAGAACCCACTTCAACTTAACTGTCTGGTTCCACTCTCTACAACAAAGCCCATGTGCTTGTGAGAAGTGTTTATCAGAAGATAAGCTGTTGCTCATGCAAAGTTTCAACAGTTCTGTGGACCCATTTTTGTCTGTGAACTACAACATGTCAGAGGATGCCTTCAACTGGTGGAAG CGCTTACAGAATGAAAGGCGCAGCTTCAGCACCTATAAAACAACAGTAGAGAGGCTGTTTCAGATGTTCCCATCAACTCCAGATCTAAGAGAACCCAGCCCTGACCGCTGCAGGACTTGTGCTGTGGTGGGAAATTCTGTTAATTTAAAGCGATCACACTACGGGCCTCTGATAGATTTCCATGATGTCGTCATAAG AATGAACTTTGGTCGTATCAACGGCTatgaggaagatgttgggaCCAGAACAACTCATCGTGTCATGTATCCAGAGAGTGCCGTggatttagacaacaccactcatcttgtgctgtttccattcaAGATACAGGATCTTGAGTGGCTCATCATGGCCTTCACAACAGGATTTACTGGAAA ATCATATGCGGCAGTAAAATCCAAGGTTCAAGCTAACAAGGATTTG GTAATGGTGGTCAATCCAGCCTTCATGAGGTATGTTCATGACATCTGGCTGGATAAAAATGGCGGGTATCCATCCACTGGCTTTATGGCTTTGGTTCTTGCGCTGCACATCTGTGATCAG GTCCgtgtgtttggttttggtgCAGACAGTGATGGAAACTGGAGCCATTACTGGGAGaagcttaaaaataaaaagttacgAACTGGACAGCATCCTGGACAGCATGAGTATGACATTATCCAGCAGTTGGCTGAGGAacaaaaaatccatttttttacaGGGCACTGA